In Schizosaccharomyces osmophilus chromosome 2, complete sequence, the following proteins share a genomic window:
- the klp5 gene encoding kinesin-8 family plus-end directed microtubule motor Klp5 — protein MSRQSSISVAVRVRPFSSIESANLLASSDGQSLASSLSLKTPGACRGIRRVVKVLDDRVLVFDPPDDASSIHTGSRRMSAPQRNISRLSGRKGTFTGFGRDLRYAFDRVFDETAPQQSVYEQTARPLLDNILDGFNSTVFAYGATGCGKTHTITGTNEDPGIVYLTLKELFERMDDLRDEKVFNIYVSYLEIYNETIRDLLTEQPFSQSKPLTLREDADRRITVPGLTSLSPTTVEEVMEIVARGNENRTMSPTAANVASSRSHAVLQVSVVQKPRTADINEDHALATLSVIDLAGSERANATKNRGGRLLEGANINRSLLALGNCINALCDPHRRAHIPYRDSKLTRLLKFSLGGNCKTVMIVCISPSSFHYEETHNTLKYANRAKNIKTEVLRNMISVDRHVSQYVKAIVDLRQQIAELEDRLGNPSSSASITAAAKNQAATQAKACESKLMEAKDLLRATFLETLPLQKDTINKVERVKHYDDSINILKYWISSCERIADNPSNERLFLAKSKLDSLLIQRSTIIADVNPEIVYDAFQKSVNPVVKYFKENNAVMYADILQDEIDLLKSIIENQILDAQSKVDDYTPVLQKLTEISFMSLTQFRHKDQTALTNLLKNWLSDFGSKDKHSMYQLHHMEGYDEARQHSAKETVPSFPSSPSKQSKIPNSPRRFAVKSPKKPVAIPRRSPKKRVRFDDSMSTSDSSVSAYNSPEPLHSKNKPWPLENVHPPPSFPLTLPAKGNNTLDLAEALDSPQSSLLEDKPEDEDDKAVEVESLPKSYEPLSTSNLDVEMANIFGAESSNEEVSLPHLDTIDLDGSPDSSMSKPSFNPHETLQADASQTPGTSNPDSLNPPGENNHQNLSSLSSLRLSKPSNIRRSFLVTRDTQRDN, from the exons ATGTCCAGACAATCGTCCATCTCAGTCGCag TCCGAGTTCGCCCATTTAGTAGCATTGAATCTGCCAACTTACTTGCGTCTTCAGATGGGCAGTCTCTAGCAAGTtcgctttctttgaaaactcCAGGAGCTTGCCGAGGAATTCGAAGAGTAGTAAAGGTTTTGGATGACCGTGTACTGGTATTTGATCCTCCAGACGATGCTTCATCCATACACACTGGTAGTAGACGAATGTCCGCTCCTCAACGTAACATTTCTCGACTTTCTGGAAGAAAGGGAACCTTCACCGGATTTGGTCGCGATCTTCGTTACGCTTTTGACAGAGTATTTGACGAAACTGCCCCACAGCAAAGTGTATATGAGCAAACTGCTCGCCCTCTCTTGGATAACATTCTAGATGGATTCAATTCTACGGTTTTTGCATACGGCGCTACAGGTTGCGGTAAAACTCACACGATTACTGGAACAAATGAGGATCCTGGTATTGTGTACCTAACCCTAAAGGAGCTTTTTGAACGAATGGACGACTTGAGAGacgaaaaagtttttaatATTTATGTGTCTTATTTGGAAATTTATAATGAAACTATTCGGGACTTGCTGACTGAGCAACCCTTTAGTCAATCCAAACCTCTGACGCTGCGCGAGGACGCAGATCGTCGAATTACCGTTCCAGGATTAACATCATTATCTCCTACCACTGTCGAAGAGGTAATGGAAATTGTTGCTCGTGGAAATGAAAACCGAACCATGTCACCTACAGCAGCAAACGTTGCCTCTTCGCGATCTCACGCTGTCTTGCAGGTTTCTGTAGTACAAAAGCCGCGCACTGCGGATATTAATGAAGACCACGCTTTGGCTACTCTTTCCGTTATTGACCTTGCTGGCTCAGAACGTGCAAATGCCACCAAAAACCGAGGAGGCCGCTTATTAGAAGGTGCCAATATTAACAGATCGCTTTTGGCTTTAGGAAACTGTATAAATGCTTTATGCGATCCACATCGAAGGGCACACATTCCTTATCGAGATTCCAAATTGACGAGACTACTCAAGTTCAGCCTTGGTGGTAACTGTAAAACCGTGATGATTGTATGCATTTCTCCTTCATCATTTCATTATGAAGAGACTCACAATACATTAAAATATGCTAATCGCGcaaaaaacattaaaacTGAAGTTTTAAGGAATATGATTAGCGTCGACAGACACGTTAGCCAATACGTGAAAGCGATTGTGGATCTTCGCCAACAAATTGCTGAACTCGAGGACCGACTAGGCAACCCCTCCTCATCCGCCTCTATAACAGCAGCCGCAAAGAACCAAGCAGCTACGCAAGCTAAAGCTTGCGAATCAAAGTTAATGGAAGCTAAGGATTTACTGCGAGCTacctttttggaaacaCTGCCTTTGCAAAAGGACACAATCAATAAAGTTGAGAGAGTCAAGCATTATGATGATTCAATTAATATACTGAAATATTGGATATCGTCTTGCGAACGAATCGCTGACAACCCATCCAACGAAAGGCTATTTTTAGCAAAGTCGAAGTTAGACTCGTTGTTGATACAGAGATCCACTATCATTGCTGACGTTAATCCAGAAATTGTTTATgatgcttttcaaaaaagcgTTAATCCTGTCGTAAaatatttcaaagaaaataatgcTGTGATGTATGCCGATATCTTACAGGATGAAATCGATTTACTAAAGTCTataattgaaaatcaaattttggatGCGCAAAGCAAAGTTGATGATTATACCCCAGTGTTGCAAAAACTAACGGAGATTTCCTTTATGTCACTTACCCAATTTAGACATAAAGATCAAACAGCATTGACCAACCTGCTTAAGAATTGGTTGTCAGATTTTGGTTCAAAGGATAAACATAGCATGTATCAACTTCATCACATGGAAGGTTATGATGAAGCTAGACAACACTCCGCAAAGGAAACAGtcccttcttttccatcttcTCCATCCAAACAATCGAAAATTCCAAATTCACCTAGAAGGTTTGCCGTTAAGTCACCCAAGAAGCCAGTTGCTATACCCAGAAGATCACCCAAGAAACGTGTGCGGTTTGATGATTCAATGTCTACTTCTGATTCAAGCGTTTCCGCTTATAACTCTCCAGAACCATTGcattccaaaaataaacctTGGCCCCTAGAGAATGTGCATCCGCCTCCCTCTTTCCCTTTGACCCTTCCTGCTAAAGGCAATAATACGTTAGATCTTGCTGAGGCTTTAGACTCCCCCCAATCCTCGCTTCTGGAAGATAAGCCAGAAGATGAAGACGACAAGGCAGTGGAGGTGGAATCGTTACCAAAGAGTTATGAGCCCTTGTCGACATCAAATCTGGATGTGGAGATGGCGAACATTTTCGGAGCTGAATCTTCGAATGAAGAAGTTTCTCTACCTCACTTGGACACGATAGATCTGGACGGGAGCCCTGACTCTTCTATGTCTAAGCCCAGCTTCAATCCACATGAGACATTACAGGCAGATGCTTCCCAAACTCCCGGTACTTCAAATCCAGATAGTCTTAACCCACCAGGTGAGAACAATCACCAAAACCTTAGTTCTTTATCGTCCTTGCGTCTGTCCAAGCCATCCAATATTCGAAGATCGTTTCTAGTCACTAGGGATACACAAAGAGACAACTGA
- the cay1 gene encoding cactin, spliceosome complex subunit, whose product MSFSRNRYDQSKRERSVSPQRHRSYANRIRKTRPSGENDDERDAPRVRESREKAFLKQQKLLKAIIRVKEDRAGLFEKLLVSLSLLSQQNNQGGIYNGSMDLTGLDMFDPIFTIKVAAVEDINILLESIPEILTLTDDTTSLSFWKSVSQLAVSFLELDQHGNASRSLKTVAEDIQNILAPKNFEQLVKLETQVQGKLQSREPIDTDYWEDLLKSIQAYKAMAYLRDLFSQPLEQRKQKMVQHEMEKAISDANFLRKHQNDTPTTKLYQLPIDPDPLYQIDTISKTAEPIEQRDYEDSLSEKIEAIKGSIYIPTSFLIKKQSKQPQKNLISDTEEDFFNTVSAKLEREYLKAGGEEEQEMFGDFVEGQVKAKSQDGIQLKKPKYFNKVMLGFEWNSYNQAHYNEAHPPPKAVQGYRFNIFYPDLIGTTRSPTYKIERGPRADRESAMTQDNVCIIRFIAGVPYQDIAFCIVDKEWDYSAKRERGFKSSFDNGVLSLHFQFKKTHHKR is encoded by the exons ATGTCCTTTTCAAGGAACCGGTACGATCAATCAAAGAGGGAACGATCTGTTTCACCTCAGAGACACAGGAGTTACGCAAACAGAATTCGTAAGACAAGGCCTTCA GGAGAAAATGACGATGAACGCGATGCACCTAGAGTTCGTGAATCCAGAGAAAAggcttttttgaaacaacAAAAGCTATTAAAAGCCATCATAAGAGTGAAAGAGGATAGAGCCGgtctttttgaaaagcttttggtAAGCCTTTCTCTGCTTTCACAGCAAAACAATCAAGGCGGAATTTATAATGGAAGCATGGATTTGACCGGATTGGACATGTTTGACCCAATTTTTACGATAAAG GTTGCAGCAGTCGAAGACATAAATATCCTCTTGGAAAGTATACCTGAAATACTGACATTAACGGATGATACTACGAGCTTAAGCTTTTGGAAg TCTGTGTCCCAACTGGCCGTTTCGTTCTTGGAGCTTGATCAACACGGGAATGCTTCACGAAGCTTGAAAACTGTTGCTGAAGATATTCAAAACATCCTCGCcccaaaaaattttgagCAACTGGTAAAGTTGGAAACACAAGTACAAGGAAAACTCCAAAGTAGAGAGCCAATTGACACGGATTATTGGGAGGATTTACTAAAATCCATACAAGCCTATAAGGCAATGGCATATCTTCGCGACTTGTTTTCTCAACCGCTAGAGCAACGAAAGCAGAAAATGGTTCAGcatgaaatggaaaaggcAATTTCCGATGCAAATTTCTTACGCAAGCACCAAAATGATACGCCTACAACGAAACTTTACCAATTACCAATTGACCCCGATCCATTATATCAAATAGATACCATCTCCAAAACGGCAGAACCTATAGAGCAAAGAGATTATGAAGACAGTTTG TCTGAAAAAATCGAGGCCATAAAAGGCAGCATTTACATCCCTACATCCTTCCTtatcaaaaagcaaagcaaacaaCCTCAGAAAAACTTGATCTCCGACACTGAggaagattttttcaatactGTTAGTGCAAAACTCGAACGTGAATACCTCAAAGCTGGAGGCgaagaagagcaagaaaTGTTTGGTGACTTTGTGGAAGGACAAGTAAAAGCGAAAAGCCAAGATGGAATACAATTGAAGAAGCCTAAGTATTTTAATAAAGTCATGTTAGGTTTTGAGTGGAATTCATACAATCAAGCACATTACAATGAAGCGCACCCACCTCCAAAAGCCGTGCAGGGATACCGGTTTAACATCTTCTATCCCGACTTGATCGGTACTACTCGTTCACCTACATACAAGATTGAGCGTGGCCCGAGAGCTGACAGAGAGTCGGCAATGACACAAGATAATGTTTGTATAATACGTTTTATCGCAGGGGTACCATACCAAgatattgctttttgtatcGTGGATAAAGAGTGGGACTATAGTGCCAAGCGTGAACGAGGGTTTAAAAGCAGTTTTGATAATGGTGTTTTATCACTACATTTCCAGTTTAAGAAAACACATCACAAGCGTTGA
- the cox7 gene encoding cytochrome c oxidase subunit VII Cox7 — MKNLIVQRQRFLQSIHRPTYLQRPGSGFLVYPFYAAMGGISLLSVYFTGKLLMVSSQA, encoded by the exons ATGAAAAACCTGATTGTTCAACGTCAACGCTTCTTGCAAAGCATTCATAGGCCTACTTATTTGCAA AGGCCTGGTAGCGGTTTCTTGGTTTACCCTTTTTACGCTGCCATGGGTGgaatttctttgctttccgTTTACTTTACAGGAAAGCTTCTTATGGTAAGTTCACAAGCTTAA